Below is a window of Chaetodon trifascialis isolate fChaTrf1 chromosome 17, fChaTrf1.hap1, whole genome shotgun sequence DNA.
CACCATGTCCCAGGACAAGAGTGGATACCCTGTTATGGGTGAGACCAACCCACTTCATAACAATGTCTATGGACCCCCTCAGCCAGGCTTCGGCATGCCCCCTCCTAACTACAGCCAAGCCACAGGAGGACCGTACCCACCAGCAGCCGGCTACGGACAGCCTGGTTTCCCCCAGGCAGGCCCCGGGTTTGCCCCTGGTCCCTACCCACAGATGCCTTACCCTCAGATGCCCTACCCGCAGGGACCCTATGCTCAGGGGCCTTATCAGCAAGGCCTCGCACAGCCGGGCTTTCCTGGTGACCCCACAGGTGAGTGTTTACTAAAGATATGAGTAGGCTTTTCCCTTTATAGGCCACCTTATTCCTTCAAACTCTATGAAAGTGAGAAAAATCACGTCATTTGACTCTGCTTGTGCTCACCTAAAGCTGTGTTCATTCACTTTTTCAAAACTTTTGAACTTTGCTCCAAAAATCTGTCTTAGTTTTCAATGTGAAAGTTACCAATTTGGATGTAATTTTGTCTGTAAATGGATTTACACACTAAAGGCTTGTGAATACAAGAACTGTGTAAGCACATTTTGTTATCCAGCAAGAAAGCACATTGCAGTTTAGATCGGACTAAACACAGACAACTTAGTAATCAATGAGATAATCAATGCTGCAATCAGAGTGTGCTGAAAACCCCACAGACATGTGTCCATTTCTTTAGCCTAGTTTTTTGacggttgtttttttttaaaccctaATTATTGGCCTGTTATTATTGTCAACCAGTACCTGCCGACAGCCCTGGTTACCATGGTGATGGGCCTCCATCTTACTATGACAATGAGGAGTTCACCAACTCTGGCTTTGAGGACAAGACCATCCGACAAGCCTTCATCAGAAAAGTAGGTTCTTTACAAATGTGTGTCACATAGATTAAATGGATCCGATAAAGAAAAAAGTGTAGCAGAAGAAAATATTAATGTAATGTGAAATGCtacaaaaaacataatttttcatttcacctaAATATAGCTTCATTCGTCTTTCCCACCAGGTGTTCATGGTTctcacagtgcagctgctggtCACTTTCTCCTTCGTTGCCGTCTTCACCTTTGTCGATGATGCCAAGTACTTTGTACGACGTAATCCATGGACATACTATGTGTCCTATGCAGTCTTCTTTGTGGCTCTGATCgtcctcagctgctgtggagaCTTCCGCCGCAAACACCCCTGGAACTTGGTTGCACTGGTAAGAGCGTGGCCTAATGTCATATCATGAAAACATCTGTaatacacattttaaagtctgtttatGTCATAAATAGATTCATGCCTTCTGACATGTTCACATCGTGTGTACCATAATGTACAATGACACAAAATCCAAAATTTCAAACATTGATCTTTAATAAAGACCATGTAGATCTAATTTTCTGGGGCCGATGGGGCCTATCATAAAATAGTTGAATTAAGGCAGCGTTTTCACCCTTTATTTCACCACTACAGCTCTTACATAAAGGTGgatggcttttattgtgaatcAGCTGCAGAAATATT
It encodes the following:
- the grinaa gene encoding glutamate receptor, ionotropic, N-methyl D-aspartate-associated protein 1a (glutamate binding) — translated: MSQDKSGYPVMGETNPLHNNVYGPPQPGFGMPPPNYSQATGGPYPPAAGYGQPGFPQAGPGFAPGPYPQMPYPQMPYPQGPYAQGPYQQGLAQPGFPGDPTVPADSPGYHGDGPPSYYDNEEFTNSGFEDKTIRQAFIRKVFMVLTVQLLVTFSFVAVFTFVDDAKYFVRRNPWTYYVSYAVFFVALIVLSCCGDFRRKHPWNLVALSILTLSLSYMVGMIASFYDTETVIMAVGITAVVCFTVVLFSLQSKYDFTSCRGVLFVCLIVLLLFSILCIFIRHRILHIVYASLGALLFTCFLAVDTQLLLGNKKLALSPEEYIFAALNLYTDIINIFLYILAIVGRSRE